A DNA window from Mytilus edulis chromosome 14, xbMytEdul2.2, whole genome shotgun sequence contains the following coding sequences:
- the LOC139504207 gene encoding uncharacterized protein, whose translation MDTKLKAIRSGHKGAITRLWKNFGDIRDTSEIEIEDITAILDSVLQKKDILKDLNDKIVDASSDEDVVDEIQQTDEYMFDLDSKIRQIRKLINPSQSKSHNLPVNTTVFQASNVTASDTPMHTLIPPPANSIPASDSSQLNPHANCFTSTSHVQSNAASFYTSNELTTSWEWKYCPTSDNPADLVTRGITAEQYTNSKLWIKGPHWLTDSSTYPKSTSIDTSLSVLLTENESTCISQSKDDSVCQFGINFIIDIERYSSYQKLLRITSYVLRFIENCRIEKSLRTLEHLKPSELSKSVELWIRNCQETAFATEYNALKYNSKSRNSLPRIRQLRLFLDDRNIIRCGGRIQNAPLSDSTKFPYILPNDHTISKLIVLNAHERICHSGVNATIVHLRQSFWIPAIRQFVRKTLRKCVTCRKVVGQPYAAPDPPPLPKIRLQEADPFTATGIDFTGALQVKDNENVIKKVYICLFTCASTRAIHLEVVTNLSEETFLQAFRRFSSRKSLPKVVMTDNGSTFVSASEDIKQLCNSKKLKETLSAQGIDWFFIPKRAPWFGGWWERLIGMTKTNLKKVLGKSLVNLETLQTIVTEIESVLNDRPLTYVSSDPEDLQPLTPAHLLYGRRINTLPYMDTREIDMFNETFMNKTKFIKRVQRQSLLLQQFWNRWKTEYLTSLREFHKKTGNNSTIIRIGDIVQIHDENRRIMWKTGIVENLTKGNDGLVRSAIIRTKNGTTSRPIVKLYPLELCTDIETSKDEEARQKKEPSATTSRILPNREAATRARENIKKWTK comes from the coding sequence ATGGATACAAAGCTGAAAGCCATTCGTTCCGGACATAAAGGAGCAATTACAAGACTTTGGAAGAATTTTGGAGACATACGAGACACTTCCGAAATAGAAATTGAGGACATCACAGCTATTTTAGATTCCGTGTTACAGAAAAAGGATATTCTTAAAGATCTGAATGATAAAATTGTGGACGCAAGCTCGGATGAAGACGTGGTGGATGAAATTCAACAAACAGATGAGTACATGTTCGATTTAGATTCAAAAATTCGTCAAATTAGAAAACTCATTAATCCCTCCCAGTCGAAAAGTCATAATTTACCCGTCAATACTACCGTTTTTCAAGCTAGTAACGTTACTGCCTCTGATACACCCATGCATACCTTGATTCCACCTCCAGCAAATAGTATACCCGCAAGCGACTCATCTCAATTGAACCCGCACGCCAATTGTTTCACGTCGACATCTCATGTACAATCGAATGCAGCCTCGTTTTATACAAGTAACGAATTGACAACATCATGGGAATGGAAGTATTGCCCTACAAGCGATAACCCAGCTGATCTAGTAACACGAGGGATAACGGCCGAACAATACACAAACAGCAAATTATGGATTAAAGGTCCGCATTGGTTAACAGACAGTTCAACATACCCAAAATCAACATCAATCGATACGTCTTTATcagttttgttaacagaaaatGAAAGTACATGTATTAGCCAATCAAAGGACGATTCAGTTTGTCAATTTGGAATTAActttattattgatattgaacGTTATTCGTCGTACCAGAAACTGTTACGTATCACGTCATATGTACTACGGTTTATAGAAAACTGTAGAATTGAAAAGAGTTTAAGGACACTAGAACATTTAAAACCAAGTGAATTATCCAAATCTGTTGAGTTGTGGATTCGAAATTGTCAGGAAACGGCTTTTGCTACGGAATATAACGCATTGAAGTATAACAGTAAATCACGGAACAGTTTACCGAGAATCAGACAATTAAGATTATTTCTTGACGACAGGAACATCATCAGATGTGGAGGAAGAATCCAGAATGCGCCCTTATCGGATTCCACTAAATTTCCGTATATCTTACCTAACGATCATACAATTTCTAAACTTATTGTATTAAATGCCCATGAAAGAATTTGTCATTCCGGAGTAAATGCCACAATCGTACATCTGAGACAAAGTTTTTGGATACCCGCTATCCGACAGTTTGTTCGAAAAACACTCAGGAAATGTGTTACTTGTAGGAAGGTTGTTGGACAACCATATGCAGCACCGGATCCGCCGCCATTGCCTAAAATTCGACTACAAGAAGCTGACCCTTTTACAGCTACAGGGATAGATTTCACAGGCGCATTACAAGTAAAAGATAACGAAAATGTCATAAAGAAAGTCTACATATGTTTATTCACTTGTGCCTCTACTAGAGCGATACACCTTGAAGTCGTTACAAATTTGTCAGAAGAAACATTTTTACAAGCTTTTCGGCGCTTTTCAAGCAGAAAATCTTTACCAAAAGTAGTTATGACAGACAATGGTTCTACTTTTGTATCCGCGTCAGAAGACATCAAACAACTTTgtaattcaaaaaagttaaaagagaCATTATCAGCACAAGGAATCGACTGGTTTTTCATCCCTAAACGTGCTCCATGGTTTGGTGGATGGTGGGAGCGTCTTATTGGAATGACGAAAACGAATCTGAAAAAAGTACTAGGAAAATCACTTGTAAATTTAGAGACTCTTCAGACAATCGTTACAGAGATAGAATCCGTCTTAAATGATCGACCCTTAACATATGTGTCTTCAGACCCGGAGGATCTTCAACCACTTACGCCAGCTCATCTTCTTTATGGACGTAGGATAAATACATTACCGTACATGGATACTCGTGAAATTGACATGTTTAATGAGacatttatgaacaaaacaaagtTTATCAAACGTGTTCAAAGACAATCATTACTCTTACAACAATTCTGGAACAGATGGAAAACAGAGTATTTGACGTCATTGCGTGAATTCCACAAGAAAACGGGAAACAATTCCACTATAATCAGAATAGGCGATATTGTTCAGATTCATGATGAAAACAGAAGAATAATGTGGAAAACCGGGATTGTGGAAAACCTAACCAAAGGAAATGATGGACTAGTTCGTTCCGCTATTATTCGAACCAAAAATGGAACCACATCACGTCCGATCGTCAAGTTGTATCCCCTTGAACTTTGTACAGACATCGAAACATCAAAGGACGAAGAAGCTCGACAGAAGAAAGAACCAAGTGCGACCACAAGCCGGATATTGCCAAACCGAGAAGCAGCCACAAGAGCCagggaaaatattaaaaaatggacTAAATAA